A genome region from Flavobacterium sp. includes the following:
- the traK gene encoding conjugative transposon protein TraK, translating into MKNIDTAFRYVRGFTMLIIAGCIIICCYTLYKSFESVALMQDKVYILANGKAMEAYASDRRDNVPVEARDHVKTFHKFFFTLDPDDKVIKTNVTKALYLADDSAKRIYDDLKENGFYSGIISGNISQTIQIDSITIDIKEYPYRFQCYAKQSIIRTTSILKRSLITQGSIRNVSRSDNNPHGFLIERWNTIENKDLTVENRK; encoded by the coding sequence ATGAAAAATATAGATACTGCATTCCGATATGTTAGAGGATTTACAATGCTGATAATTGCAGGATGTATTATCATCTGTTGTTACACACTTTATAAAAGCTTTGAGTCTGTTGCCCTGATGCAGGATAAGGTTTATATTCTTGCCAATGGGAAAGCTATGGAAGCATATGCATCAGATAGAAGGGATAATGTACCTGTGGAAGCAAGAGATCATGTAAAAACATTTCATAAATTTTTCTTTACCCTTGATCCTGATGATAAAGTAATTAAAACCAATGTTACAAAAGCTCTTTATCTGGCTGATGACAGTGCAAAACGAATTTATGATGATCTAAAAGAGAATGGTTTCTACTCTGGAATCATTTCAGGAAATATAAGCCAGACAATCCAGATTGACAGCATAACTATAGATATCAAAGAATACCCGTACCGCTTTCAATGCTATGCCAAACAAAGCATAATAAGAACTACCAGTATCTTGAAAAGAAGCCTTATAACCCAAGGAAGCATTCGTAATGTATCTAGAAGCGACAACAATCCACATGGTTTCTTAATCGAGAGATGGAATACCATCGAAAACAAAGATTTGACTGTTGAAAATAGAAAATAG
- the traM gene encoding conjugative transposon protein TraM, with product MEQKIISLKESKRRKMLLVLPLITLPFITILFYILGGGRMEAETAKREVKKGFNFNLPIPKFKEDSSLDKMSYYDQAAVDSIKLLEQIKKDPNYSNQKTLEGSIDVTDSDFGRRHSSFNTSSYQDANEKKVFEKLKVLQKVISQPAVPENYGQDMREFENYGSSKGESDAIKNLEQMMSQMGTSQEPDPELKQLGGMLENILDIQHPSRVQEKLKQASEINKGKVFTVNRKKDVDNTTSLQQNTPSPNLLKSNSFYSVDENLDSEQQQNSIEAIIHETQTIINGSIIKLRLKTDVFLQGILIPKNTFLYGIASLKGERLEVKINNIQYRNSIFPVELSVYDLDGIDGIYIPGAISRDVAKTSADRSLQTLGLNGVTDSWGVQAAEMGIEAAKSLMSKKIKLIKVVVKAGYQVLLYDEKQKNLK from the coding sequence ATGGAGCAAAAAATAATATCACTCAAAGAATCTAAAAGAAGAAAAATGCTTTTAGTTCTGCCTCTTATAACACTTCCTTTTATAACCATATTATTTTACATTTTAGGTGGTGGAAGGATGGAAGCAGAAACCGCAAAAAGGGAAGTAAAAAAGGGATTTAACTTTAATCTTCCCATTCCGAAATTTAAAGAAGATTCGTCACTCGATAAAATGAGTTACTACGACCAGGCGGCAGTAGATTCCATCAAATTGCTGGAACAAATAAAAAAAGACCCTAATTACTCAAATCAAAAAACATTAGAAGGATCAATAGATGTTACGGATAGCGATTTCGGTAGAAGACACAGTTCATTTAATACATCCTCTTATCAAGATGCAAACGAAAAGAAAGTTTTTGAAAAACTTAAAGTACTTCAAAAAGTGATCAGCCAGCCTGCTGTCCCTGAAAATTATGGTCAGGATATGAGGGAGTTTGAAAATTATGGATCATCAAAAGGTGAATCAGATGCGATAAAAAACTTAGAGCAGATGATGTCACAAATGGGCACTTCACAGGAACCTGATCCTGAACTAAAACAACTTGGTGGTATGCTGGAAAACATTCTGGATATTCAGCATCCATCACGTGTACAAGAAAAGTTAAAGCAAGCTTCAGAGATAAACAAAGGAAAAGTTTTCACTGTTAATCGTAAAAAAGATGTAGATAATACCACTTCACTACAGCAAAATACACCATCTCCAAATCTTTTAAAATCAAACTCGTTTTATTCAGTTGATGAAAATTTAGATTCGGAACAGCAGCAGAATTCAATCGAAGCAATAATTCATGAGACACAAACTATCATAAACGGGTCAATTATAAAATTAAGATTAAAAACTGACGTATTTCTCCAGGGCATCCTTATTCCTAAGAACACTTTTTTGTATGGTATTGCATCTTTAAAAGGAGAAAGGCTGGAGGTTAAAATCAATAATATCCAATATCGAAATTCAATTTTCCCTGTTGAACTCTCTGTTTACGACTTGGATGGAATTGACGGCATCTATATTCCAGGAGCAATAAGCAGAGACGTAGCTAAGACCTCTGCAGACCGCTCTCTTCAGACTTTAGGACTAAATGGTGTTACTGACTCTTGGGGGGTACAGGCTGCAGAGATGGGAATTGAAGCTGCAAAAAGCCTGATGAGCAAAAAGATAAAACTTATAAAAGTTGTCGTAAAGGCTGGATATCAGGTTTTACTCTACGATGAAAAACAAAAGAATTTGAAATAA
- the traN gene encoding conjugative transposon protein TraN produces the protein MKNNNWMNLVCLLLIVFSGYAQLINRDVDFNHDQFKNVQIAYSKTTSIVFPYAIKSIDKGSPDILMQKAKGVENILLLKAAKENFIQTNITVVTADSRLYVFVLNYDEVCPDLNIKADNSAIVNNDILFSLDNENQKKIEQYSKLALFKKKKIGGLKSSRFDINLSVNGIFIHQDVLYFRLVLGNTSKINYDIDQLRFFIRDQRKSKRTASQEIEILPLFSTSNSMLIPDKSEVNLVYALSKFTIPEKKYLTIQLIEKNGGRQLEIDIKNNDLIDLDVLNSF, from the coding sequence ATGAAAAATAATAATTGGATGAATTTGGTCTGCCTGCTTTTAATTGTATTTTCAGGCTATGCACAATTAATAAACAGAGATGTTGATTTCAATCATGATCAGTTTAAAAACGTGCAGATTGCTTATTCTAAAACCACAAGCATAGTGTTTCCTTATGCGATAAAAAGTATTGATAAGGGCAGTCCGGATATCTTAATGCAAAAAGCGAAAGGAGTAGAAAATATTTTACTGCTTAAAGCTGCAAAAGAGAATTTTATACAGACCAATATTACTGTAGTTACAGCCGACAGCAGGTTGTATGTCTTTGTTTTGAATTATGATGAGGTATGCCCGGATTTAAACATTAAAGCTGACAATAGTGCAATTGTAAATAATGATATTTTGTTTTCACTCGATAATGAAAATCAAAAGAAAATTGAGCAGTATTCAAAGCTTGCTTTGTTTAAAAAGAAAAAAATAGGCGGTTTAAAGAGCTCCAGATTTGATATTAATCTTAGTGTGAACGGCATATTTATTCATCAGGATGTTCTTTACTTCAGACTTGTTTTAGGTAATACTTCAAAGATAAATTACGACATAGACCAGCTTCGTTTTTTTATTCGGGATCAGAGAAAATCTAAACGTACTGCTTCACAGGAAATAGAAATACTTCCGCTTTTTTCAACTTCCAACTCCATGCTGATTCCAGATAAATCTGAAGTGAACTTAGTCTATGCTTTATCAAAGTTTACTATCCCTGAGAAAAAATACCTCACGATTCAACTTATTGAAAAGAATGGAGGCAGACAATTAGAAATAGACATCAAGAATAATGATCTAATTGATCTTGATGTTCTTAACAGCTTTTAA